In Vigna angularis cultivar LongXiaoDou No.4 chromosome 8, ASM1680809v1, whole genome shotgun sequence, the DNA window TGCTAATGCATTTTTTAGAAATAGCCATTTTAAAACTAAAGCAAGCTAATATCACTTGATTATGAAAACTGATAACAATTACTGAATCAGAGTAAAAAGCTACTGGTACACCTAAGAAGCCAACAAGCAATTCAATAAGCATAACTAGCGAAATACTCaagataacattaaaataagtgCAAGAAGGACTTTATCAACTttcatcaaatattattttaatgtatctTACATTTGAATTGCTACTGGTTTTGTATAATAGGTATGCCGTGGCTACAGGGTTACTGTTCTTTTGTCTTATTTTAATCACTTTTGAATATGAGTAGGCATTGAGAGCTTTACTTTATGGTGCTAATAGTTACATATTTTGAATACAAATGCCGGTGTGCATACACTATGAGAGATACACAGAGGTGAAAATGATAACAATGTGAGATACTGAAATAATATTATGTGATAGAAAGGTTACATAAGAAAAGATGATAATGTGATATTGATAACTTAATAAATGTGTCATaaagaaagatataaaagataaacaTGAAGTTATTATACTGTTAAAATGTGTATGTATCATTGTTGATATTTAATATAGGttgaatatatgtatatatatatatatatatatatatatatatgtacacaCATACCTGTAATCCAGTGGTGTCTTCACACTCTTTGTCATCAAGGCGATACTCATGCATTACCCAATCAGTTCTGATTCCTTGAGGAGCTCTGCCTCTATAGTACACCAAAGTCTTCTTCATGCCAATGGGTCTGCTTTGGCAGGAAACTTTCCTATCTTTTTGCAGTGGACTTCCAGTACCCTGCACGAGTTGCTCTATTTGTTCTAAACCCATTCGGGTATTTCCTATCCTGGGGTCCAAATAAGTACCACTATGGATCTCTACTGGGTAAAAATGATTTCTCTAACCatgcaaaaacaacaaaaaatgttCCAAAATCAGTCTATCAGTTGAACAACTTTGCCTCACTGAAAATTTAGGCCATATACAATGCATCAGATTGATAGCCCTTGCCTAATAAGACTATTCATATATACAAAGAATGTTGGAGATCCCATTATGGATTAAATTAGTACAAACTTCATAAAAGTTATTTCATAAAAGATTACCAAATGCAGGAAGTTGAGTAATTAAGATTAGTCcagaaaaatgtttatacaGATTCTATGCACTCAAGTAAAGAAGATAACATGCAATGAGTAGATAGATAAAAGAAGGGGTTAAGGGAGTCCATTGTTGACGGATAATAAGTCTACAagactttgttttcttatttggaTTTAGTGAAACTAGACATATGTATTCATAAGTAAACCACTATGCAACCAGAGGAAGAGAAGTGATAACAACTTGTCTGGTTTCATTGCTTTGGTAGAGATTAATTGATGTTTTCTTCATTCTCaaagaaaaaatgtgaaaaaactATGCTCTGTTTAGTATGTTCTGTAATCAATATTTGTTCtgtttaatgttacagatgaaggtgcagtggaaacctgaacatgaaacatagatacacagaaatttccacatgaaagcatctcatcggctgtcagagatgtttagagatgcccgcaatgcaggaCAGCGCCCTTACTGGCTGGGTGAAcaaatttggaactctttactggctcattggaatatagtagagtttcgcaataagtgtgccaaagccTAGAGGAACAGAGCATCTGAAAAGGGTGGCACCCtacatactggtgggtcgataaccattcatgagcatgccattcgtatggtataatttcattacataactttttctttcatatataagttatgtattttctatttcatatgtacacttataattctaaattatgttacaggcacaagctctgggacgggcggtccatgttgatgaggtctttgcacagactcgtgtaaggaagggcactaatcaattcgttgatgaaagatctcggaagactcatgtaagcaaataacactattactattactaatttttcatttatgttattctatcattccctaacattgcttttaatgtttcaacaggaagaattttctacgagactttcataggttagatctgaacatgagtcagctcctacaccagATGATGGCAGTAATGCAGAAGATGACATCCATAGGACACAATGCTGGatcgacatcgttggtgggaagaaaaagggacgagtgtacggtgcaggacaacttgctgcaaactatacaacatctcgagaggaggtactctgaagcaccaaccttcttcttccaccactactcctgacgaggtcgttctccgcctcacgcaggcactggagcaacgtgaccaggaaatcactgatttgagagcatagtttacaaactttaaggccctggtcatgagagtgttgcctgGTACTTCACAGGATGAATTCaatatccctccgacccagccacaaccctcctcgtcacccgctgtccctcagcagcccacatcagtccaaccctcatcagtccaacccacaccagttCAGCCATCTATAcaggagcaggatgatgaagatcattctgttgataactatgtacattattagtttcattttgttattagttgttatagaaacatttggatattacaACATTTGGAGTTTACatcatttggatgttagatcaattggatgatttggatgttagaacatcattatgttacattgttatatgttttaaatataaatacatgttctatggattaatggatgttctatggattttgatcaatgattgcattatgcaggtctgtatgtgcttgaaaactgttatgcaggtttgtttgtgttgtgaacAGTTTGGTttcataagaaatacaattgtgcattagcttttgcccttcggaaattatCGAAGGCTAGTGGCCctcagtaattaccgaaggcttttggccctcgataattaccgaaggacggaagccttcggtaaatgttagcgataagagatttaccgagggctctttggccgtcaataagccgtctgtaattatcttttaccgacggttttgggctgtttccgaggaCTTCtgaccttcggtaatgcccttcttttttacAGTGAAATGTGATGAAAGGAATTAGAAAAGTAGCTTTGAATTCTACTGTTGAGCTGAGATATTTTTCATTCGTTTGCGGTGCAACCATTGTGGCTTTCAAATTGTCTACGTGGTTCAGCCATGggagttgtaaaaaaaataactgtCTAGGCGGTGCAGTTTTGTTTCTAACAGACCATCCATTATACTTATTGTAAATATGGTGCAGTTTTAAAATCGCTACCAGtcaagttgttgtttttttttgttgtttctaGTTGCTGTTTGGATAAAAAAGGGTGTATAaactgtttgttgttttttctgTTACTACAGTAGAAAATCTTGTTGTATTGAACTATTTTGATTATTGTTACTATACCAGAAACTTTActgttttaacattaaaatgCTGTAGaaaattgtttattgttttgattCCAATGctgcagaaaaattatttgttgtttggGTTAAAATTGTTGCAGAAATTCTTTACTGTtttgattaaaatgatgagaaatattttattgcattaatttgataaatcttctttaatatatatatatatatatatatgtggtaTGTTGGTCACGATtgatatattatgttatatatattatatttagtaCGTTACATGTgggtataaaatattataatataatatatattataaacttatcataaacttttcttttggaatattgaatatatatatatatatatattggatagCTTGTAATAAACTTCTTCGTTGGGGTTAttagtatattatattaagtattGGATAATGGTGATGAATTAAAAGTATTAACTAGATGgctgtaataatttaattatagttaaATGTATGAACATGTGAATGTAAACTGTTTTGGGTTTCGGTTTGAgtgaaatcaatattttattggattATGAAAGGTTGTTTTGTAGTTATAGTTAATTGGGTATgcatttaaaaattgaattaaaatgtatttgaaaTGTTGGTGGTTGGGTATGTTAAATGGATGACTGACATTGTGTGGTGAATCTTAATGTTACATGTTTTAGTTTGATGAAACTAGGATGGTTGTCCTGTAAAACTTAAAATGCATACTCCATAAATACAATGTCTAGTAATAACGGGAAAACCTTGTATACTTTGCTTTTTGGAATTTCTAAGGGTTACTtttctgttttaaatattatatataattatttaaagtcAACGTGGTTGTCTACGGTAAAGAGAAATGACAAAAGGAGAGGAATTCTCCCTGGTTTGTGCGAGAGTTTTTCGTGAGCTTTTTTGAGGTTGGATGTGCGAGGAGAGGAATTTTCCATGGTGGCGCGATCCATGGGTTGGTccgtgaagaaaagagaagtcCAGTATTAGTTCAAAAAGCTTTTTTAGGTGTTAGGCATCGGTTAGAATATTAACCAAGGTCATATGGTGTGTGTATGTCTCGGGTTCACagtgaaccgaggtagtagatcAGGAATAAAAAATCTGTCAGATCAAAAGTCAAATCAGTAAAAATTTTGCAGGGTATTGTGCATCGATTTGAATTTTAACCGAGATCATATGGTGTATATGCATCGGTTCTctttgaaccgaggcagaaaAGTTCGTctaaactacaaaaatgtcaccgcgttCTGATAAGCTTCAGTTGCTTATAAACCGAAACATATTGTGCGATTTTAGATcctctttttttactagtgcaaTTTCACCCCTCTTGAATTAATTCTCCTTTCTTTCAAGAAAAAACCAACTGCCGAGACACATACATCAAGATCATCTTCAATCTTCAACTATTGATTCTCCAGGATTGTTTATTGATTCCCCAGGATTGTTTATTGATTCTCCAAGAATGTTTATTGATTTTCCAGGATTGTTTATTGATTCTCCAGGAATGTTTATTGATTCTCCAGGATTGTTTATTGATTCTCCAGGATTGGTCATCCTACGTTTGACATATTGGGAGCTATAACTTAATATCACTCAACCACGTTATCAGtccaacataataaaattataaggaGGAAGGTGAACAAACAAAAACATTCCTTAGGCtctattttcttctccaaacaAAGTTCAGCTGAAACCATAGCAAGCCCTATATATATCCTTCAGCCTTTCATACAATCTCAAACAAAATACATACCATTTTCGTACATAGCAATATCTCTTCTTCATCAGTCAACTATGGCCTCCAACAAATCATTCATCACAGTTTTTCTTCTTGCTCTGACCTTCTCAGGCATGATGAGCACGAGCCTAGCAGTTCGCCATCTTATGCAGACAAGTGCAGCATTGCCAACATTGCCAACATTGCCAACATTGCCTTTAACTCCAGACCTTCCTCTAGGTGATGTTGCATCACTGCCCACTATCCCATCTGTGCCTACCACTTTGCTTCCACTTCCTACCGATATCTCTACCATTACAACAATTCCATAGCTCAACGTTCCTCCATTGCCCTCAATCCCAACATTCACAATTCAACCCCTTAAACTacctttcttaattttcttcatCCTGGGCAAGCTACCGTCTCAGTCTGATTCGTAGCAGTGCCAAGTTGCATGCTTCCTATAGATATGGCCTCATTCCTTTTGTGTGAGAGCCTTGTGTGCTGTTTTCCTTTTACTTTTGTCGTATGGTGTGaaaaactttatttcttttcagtTTATGTGAGTTATCGCTATTGTTTCTactttttcttgtattattcatTACAGATTGCGAATGATTACAGCTATACAAATTATAATGTCTTATCCTTTAATTTAAACTCTTCCAACATCCTAATTAGATCTCTAACTAACAGCATTTATATTATTACTAAGTATTCCAACCTCCTAAGTATTTAAATCAcgatatcaaataataattaaataaaagtaaaagaattacataatatattatacaattacacataaattttttttataacaaccAAAACAcgcattaattttaaaaatattaataaaataaaatttataaaattaaaaaatattttaaaaattatgagaaaaacaaatatttaactatttttttacttttttttctccacCCATACTTAGAATTGTTTGAGAATGATAAAGGCAGGGATAGTGATGGAGCTCTTAACGAGGAAGGAAAGCACGGTGAAAAGGTGACCGCGGCAAGAAAGGCGGTGAGGGAGGGGTAGAGTGTTAGGATTCTGGGAGAGACTATTTTTCAtgtcataatttaattatattcacGTAATAAAATGATCCATCTCAGTATATTTACTGTGCACCACGTCATCACATTTTAACGCCATTAATTACCACTTAACAGAACATGCTTAATTGTTacgattttaaaaaatttagtacCCAATTGAGACCGTTTTCAACCAGAGGACCCATTTGAGATTCTCCTATATAAACATGAGGATCATCCGAGGATTTAaaccttaattaatttttataaaaaatcacaaaaataaaacataattattaaatatttaatataaaaaattatatttaatatttaaaaatgtaagaacctagaaaatataGTAATAGAGTAGataagtgtattaaaataatgcgacgaacatttttctttaaaaatataactttataatataacaaaaattcctaaagctcggttcattatcttaaacacttcatctctctaaaactctacTCTCAACTATTTCTCTACATTCTCTCTAGAATTTCTTTCTACTGAGTTGTCGGATTGACGATCAGGGGGTGCCTAGACGTTCACGGCGTAGAGGGCTACACAactgaccgatcaatttctgAATTTTAGCGAGTAAGTTGTTCTTCGCTTTTCTCCGCTGTTCTTCAACTTAGACCATGCAATTTCTAATGGTTGCATGTGTCTTGTAACGTTCTTCTTCAATTCTCTGTTcaattctagctctaagagctgtttctATCACCAGTTGGTGGATTGTAGGGTTTTGTTGAGTTTCCTTACGGTGTAAGGTGTTGTTGAGGTGATCTGGTGAGCTGGGTTGTGATctttgaggtaaggggagctagaatacTTCTTTATAACTAGTTatatgttatgtgtatataCTGAAGTATGCATTAATTCTGTTGTTTGAGTTACATTTTAAGTTTTGAGTGTATGGAATGATATGTACTGGAATGCTCATCTGTGAATTGATGCTTGTGAACTGATGTAAATGTGATGTGTAACTGTAATTGAGTATGTTAGATGAATGTGATCTGTTGTGATAGCTATTATGTTGAAGTTGAGTGAATTCGGTAGTGTTTTAGGTTATTCTAGAGGAAatgaggtagtgaatttgagagttagGGGTCAAAGGCTCTTGTGGTTTGTTGGGGTAGTCTAGGTTGGttatttgtgacttgttagagtcatcaAACAGGTCAAAAACTGGTGCCAAgtgataaaattgaatttgggtcATTAAGTTATTGAATTTggtgttttaaaatatgaattgagTTTTAAACACTATGGATTGATGTTACgaaggtttagaatcacttagatAAGTCTAATTAGGTATAAAACACAATctaggggtgttagaagttgaggAAAATGATTTGAAAAGTTAAATGGGgtgtgagttgcataattcggttctgcagattatgcagactcgctgaaGCGAATGGTTTCGCACAACGAGTTAATGCATTGTGCGAGTGACTAAAGAGGGTTTCTCTCTATCTActgattcgcatagcgaatctgGCCGCTGTGCGACTAGTACTGGTGTGGAATCACTGCTAGATTAATTCGAATGGGAAATTTGTGCGCACAACGAGGTGTTTAGGGGTGTGGTCTCTGTTTAGGCTCACGCATAGCAACCcgtgtgcgctatgcgaggtGCTTGAGGTCTGGTACCTCTACGAGTTAATTCGCATAAAGAAAGGTGTCGCTGTGCTTAAGCAACTCCTTTCTTGAATTTAGTGCAATGTTGTTTGAGATGTAAAGTATGATTGATGTATATTgctaaattaaaagtatatgaataTAAGAGATATGAATGGTGTTTAAAGTGAAAGTATGGTGGATGGACGTAATttcatgatcctcaaggagaggatacatggtggtgccctatgttgtgattcaaagtgaattctcttgttgagaatcaagtatgtttagattgaatgcaggagctcagtcttcggggttatcctgaaactccaatggtctttcactctcaagtagagaggattgatccatgtcgtgaggagtagcaggaggtcttagtcttggaggctttcagtatgctccaaggcgtGGTACAAACTAACCTcatgagtgtggtagggtgaaactcattggcaatggatttgcaaagcagtagaagcaaccacgagtgcatgacccgccatagctcgacaatcattctaagtccggacgagtcaaatttaaagtataacatGTTATGATGTGTGATCcagtttatttgaattaagcATGTATGTTGTGTTATTGTAATAAGTATGAtctttgtatatctagctcacttCTGCTTGTGGTTGTATattgtgtgtgttgtgttttcttttgcaatgatcatccattgGATGTGAGCAGGGGTAGATGAGGTGCCTTTGGAGTAGGTCTTGGAGGGTGATGACTCAGTTGTATAGTCTAGCCAGgctatctattttattttgtgtagttttgaaatactctattgtgtataaagttttaaattttatagtcatttttggatgactgtaagctTAACTCTTTATGTGCAAGTCTTTAactgttctattatattataatgtagACTActcttttatatagtttatactaaaattatttatgaaaagaaaGCGCTCTTAGTTCAGTTCGGTAGAATGCGGGTCTCCAAAACCCGATGTCGTAGGTTCAAATCCTACAGAGCGTGATTCCATTCTTGTTAGATCGAGAATGACACTGAAATAATTGAACAGCAGTCTAAAGTCTGAATTTGACCTCCTGTGGATTAGgattaaaaacaaagaaagaggagataaataaacaaaaaaagagaTGTTAATGAATCAAGGGTCCAAACGCGGAGGCAGTTCCAGTCCTTGTCGCAGCGCAGTAGTGAGTAGGTGATCCAACACCAGAGATAAAAGACGCAGCAGACTAGGAGAGACTATTTTCcatgttataatttaattatattcacGTAATAAAATGATCCACCTCAGCATATTTACTACGCACCACATCATCACattttaaatttcgttttttaCCATTTAACAGAACATGCTTAATTGTTacgattttacaaaatttaggactcaattgagaccGTTTTTAAAAAGAGGACCCATTTGAGATTTTCCTATAAACATGAGAACCATCCGAAAGTTTAaaccttaattaatttttataaaaaatcaaaaaataaaacataattattaaatatttaatgtcaaaacaaatatatttagtatttcaaaacaaatgataattatataattttaaatcaaaatattaaatatcgattaaataaaagtaaaagaattacataatatattatacaattaCACACAAAAATTTGATAACAACCAAAACACgcatcaattttaaaaatattaataaaataaaatttataaaattaaaaaatattttaaaaattatgagaaaaacaaatatttaactattttttaatttttttttctccatccATATTGAGAATTGTTTGAGAATGATAGAGATAGGGATACTGATGGAGCTCCTAACGAGGAAGGAAAGCACGGTGAAAAAGTGACAGCGACAAGAAAGGCGGTGAGGGAGGTAGAGTGTTAGGATTCTGGGGAGACTCTTTTCCAtgtcattatttaattatattcacGTAATAAAATGATTCACTGCAAATTTATTGTGCATCACGTCATCACATTTTAAACGATGTTTCTTAATACTTAACAAAACCTGAAAACTTAATACCTAATTGTGATCGTTTTCAAACAGAGGACTCATTTAAATTCTCCTATATAAACATGAGGATCATCCGAGAATTTAaaccttaattaatttttataaaaaatcacaaaataaaacataattattaaatgtttaatataaaaatatatatttaatatttaaaaacaaattataattatataattttaaatcaaaatattaaatatcaattaaataaaagtaaaagaattacataacatattatacaattacagataaaaaaatttgataacaACCAAAAACAcgcattaattttaaaaatattaataaaataaaattgataaaattaaaaaatattttgaaaattatgagaaaaacaaatatttaactatttttttactttttttctctaaattatattgaaatatatttttaataagaacaatatttttaaattaatttttaataataacaaatatttaagtgtatttatataataacaatatatttttatacattaataagTTTGTTTTCACTATTATTTCTCTTTGCGTAAGTTCTTCATTCCTTCTTTACTTTGGGTTCAagattatttaaacatttttcatattttaagttttcattTTGTTCCTTACCAACTTAttcaatgaaaaacaaaaaataaaacattaaaaattgaataagtGGTATCCCAACGGTTCGTGTAAATAGTACGtgtataactaaaataaataaaagggaCAGACACGAACACTCATtcaacattaattatatatcatatttttattttaaaatataaaacaatttgtGAAGAATCaaccattaaattaaaaatatattttttactagaTGTGTCATAAGGTAGAGAAACTTAAggatatttatgaaaaattctTCTAAAGAAAATGATACGACATAAACTTATGAAATAagtgattaaattaatataatctgAAATATCATAGAAGTATTCAAGAAGAAATAcaagaataaaaacataaaatttgtaCCTACCAATAATGAGATATTAAGTTAGTTAAATTGTTGAGAGATactcaaaattatttcaaaagaaacaaaaaatttcaaataaaataaaaattaagaattagggaaaataaataatgtgaaattagaaaatataactACAAGACCTCaatagaatattaaaattaatacaattgtAGATATATTTCACatttcactaaaataaaatatcccATTGCTAACTTCAATCaacaaaatgtaaaaaagaaaaatgtaattaaaggTATGTTTAGAGAAAAAGTGACTTGAAGATTTATAAATACTTGTTATATAAGAAATAtgtcaaaatattgaaaaataataaaattcgtCAGTTGTTCGGGACTTGGGACCTGTGTATAATATGGTGTACACGATTAAATGAACTGTCAATCGATAGGGTACGACTGATCGAGGCAGACAACCGTTAAAGGTAGTTAAAGACTAATGAATAATGTAACTACAATTAATGAACGATTAGCTGGTATATTAACGGTCAATAATGATCAATTAATAGGTTTGATTATCAAAActtctataaatataggtttgatATGGAGGTAAAGATATTTTTGAACATAATTCAATTCATTAAGACCTTCTTGAAAAACAAATCTGACTTGACTCttagagtgtcttctgcagCATAACCAAAACACGTATTAATCTGTTGAGGATTTCATTTAAGAAAAGaatatttctcaaaaattgaATTACTATGAAGATCATATTCTCACTTTTCATGATTATACTTCTTTCTATTGGAATTGGTACgtatagagttttttttttcatctgttTCTGTTATcatcttttactttctttttcggAAAACAACTCTATATTTCAAGTAGTTAATGGATGATAGTACAAATATTAAACCTACATCACTAAAAGCAATGGGCTAATTTTTTGGATTCAAATTGCACTTTctgacaataaaaaaatttatatttagcaattaaaataattgacaGAAATATAGCtatcaaaaatatgtttttaatgatttataaataatcgctgatatttttgttaaaataaataaacaggaATTGACAGTTAACGTTATTAGTTATAACAATATACATTGGGTAGTTATTAAATGTATGCTTTATTAACAGGTTGAAGCATCGgaaatattcatataattcgtTATTAACAGGTTGAACCATCGCAAATATTCATATAACTCACAAATCAAGTTGAGTGTTATGCAAGGTCCTTTGGATGAGGGTGCTAGACCCAAAAGATTGGTGAAAAGACCACTTGGGCGGTCTAATTTCATTCATCACTAATATATcccattttaattgtttttgttggTGCCGGATGTTCTAGAAGAAGTTAGTTATGgtttttgttattatgttatttggCCTGTGTGCCACCTATCCTAGGAAAATCTTTGGAGTAACTATTTTAATTGTTGTATTGTGCTTTGCAAAGGgcagaaaaatatatttctttctcttctcttaattttcttagGAGGTACCTGACCTCGAATTCAGGGTTCTCTATTTCATCTTATAACATTTGGTGCTCTCGTTCTCTTCCATGGCAGACAACACGCGCCTTAAAACCCTTTTCGATAAGCTTGATGAAATGCTCTCACAGATGTCAATCTTTTCCACCCAAATGACCGATATGCACACTCGTTATTTTCACTTGGAATCCCCTTCATCCCCTCCCCCATTCCATTCCATTGAAAACACACCTTCACAACGTCATTTCTTGAAACTGGATGTACCCCGTTTTGACAGTACTGATCCTGTTGGCTGGATTTTTAAGATCACCCAATTTTTTCACTATCATAACACACCTGAAGAGGAACGTATCACTGTTGCATCTTTCTATCTTGATGGGGCAGCTTTGGCATGGTTTCAATGGATGTACCGTAACGGCCAAATTCTTTCCTAGACTCATTTGCTGCAAGCTCTCAAGGCCAGATTTGCTCCCACCGCATTTGAAGATCCAAGGGGTAAGCTCTTTAAGCTTTCTCAGACATCCTCTGTTTCTGCTTACCTCAATGAATTTGAGGCCATGGAAAATCGCGTGACTGGGTTGTCACCGCCTTTCCTATTGAGGTGTTTCCTCTCCGGCCTCAAGTCGGAAATCCACCGTGAGGTTGTGGCTCAACAACCATAGACGTTGTCACTAGCAGTGGGTTTGGCTCGGTTGCAGGAAGAGAAATTATGGGATCTTTCTAGGGTTCAACGTGTTAAACCACTCTCATCCTGGCCATCTTCATCTCCTACGCACATTGTTCTCACCCTTATACAGCAACCACCACCGAAACCTCTTCCTCCCATATTGCCTTCTCCATCTCCAAAAACTCGTTATCATCAGTTAACGGACACAGAGATGGTGGAGCGTCGTGAGAAGGGGCTTTGCTTTAATTGTGATCAGAAATACTCACGATCTCATCGATGCCTAGCTCGATTCCTTCTTCTTATTGTTGAAGAGGATGATTTCGCGGGTGGGTTGGCCTCAGATCCAACGAGTTTTAATCCTGAACCGCGAATGGATGAACAACCGATATAACCCATGGATTTATTGGACTTACCAGCTCAAATTAGTTTACACGATTTGTCTGGCGCCGGAGCCCGAGAAACCCTCCGTCTCACAGGTCATATTGGCCAGAACCCGATCCG includes these proteins:
- the LOC128193715 gene encoding NAC domain-containing protein 14-like; the protein is MGLEQIEQLVQGTGSPLQKDRKVSCQSRPIGMKKTLVYYRGRAPQGIRTDWVMHEYRLDDKECEDTTGLQNMAHRTSDQSQTPQADVFSQVVDRMFNAMERQHVAEAPRNHSGLNDFLRHDSPKFNGKATPDKAE